In the genome of Olsenella profusa DSM 13989, one region contains:
- a CDS encoding PTS sugar transporter subunit IIB, with amino-acid sequence MRTILLACNAGMSTSLLVQKMQREAQAQGLDVQIKANPLNKALEMVDQADCLLLGPQIAYAQKEAVKAAGDTPVFVIAMADYGRMNAKKILDDAMKLMGE; translated from the coding sequence ATGAGGACCATTCTGCTCGCTTGCAACGCCGGCATGTCCACCAGCCTGCTCGTCCAGAAGATGCAGAGGGAGGCCCAGGCACAGGGCCTGGACGTCCAGATCAAGGCCAACCCGCTGAACAAGGCGCTCGAGATGGTCGACCAGGCCGACTGCCTGCTCCTCGGTCCCCAGATCGCCTATGCGCAAAAGGAGGCCGTCAAGGCCGCCGGCGACACGCCCGTCTTCGTTATCGCGATGGCTGACTACGGACGAATGAACGCCAAGAAGATCCTCGATGACGCCATGAAGCTTATGGGCGAGTAG
- a CDS encoding GntR family transcriptional regulator: MLKYQTVIDDLHLAIRNGTYPAYSQLPSVSRLCERYGVSKITINKALGALEAQGLISRRRGSGSFVKKIEASSGTPDTSDTSGQMMGFLTEHRARGESVRTEVYDFSVVRPPHHVAEALDVDDDSFTYHVCRMRCANDKPLVIEYTYMPIDVITDLRLRNVQASIYTFIEQDLGLKIASAHRTIRAVMPSAEERRWLGIPEGEPLLEVEQVGYLDDGRPFEYSISRHTHDYEFHSISTR; encoded by the coding sequence GTGCTCAAGTATCAGACTGTCATCGACGACCTGCACCTGGCCATAAGGAATGGGACGTACCCGGCCTATTCCCAGCTCCCCTCGGTAAGCAGGCTGTGCGAGCGGTACGGGGTGAGCAAGATCACCATCAACAAGGCCTTGGGCGCACTCGAGGCCCAAGGGCTCATATCGCGCCGGCGGGGATCCGGCTCATTCGTGAAGAAGATAGAGGCCTCCAGCGGCACCCCCGACACAAGCGACACATCCGGCCAGATGATGGGCTTCCTCACCGAGCACCGGGCACGCGGCGAGTCCGTGAGAACCGAGGTTTACGACTTCTCCGTGGTGCGCCCACCGCACCACGTGGCGGAGGCGCTTGACGTGGACGACGACTCATTCACCTACCACGTATGCCGCATGAGGTGCGCAAACGACAAGCCACTCGTCATCGAGTACACCTATATGCCCATCGACGTGATCACGGACCTCAGGCTCAGGAACGTGCAGGCCTCCATCTACACGTTCATCGAGCAGGACCTTGGCCTCAAGATTGCCAGCGCGCACCGCACCATCCGCGCCGTGATGCCCTCGGCCGAGGAACGCAGGTGGCTGGGCATCCCCGAAGGCGAGCCACTCCTCGAGGTCGAGCAGGTAGGCTACCTCGATGACGGCAGACCGTTCGAGTACTCCATCTCACGCCACACCCACGACTACGAGTTCCACTCTATCTCGACGAGATAG
- a CDS encoding glycogen/starch/alpha-glucan phosphorylase, whose translation MTRLNDLALSAYGRPLADLSNQQACSMLQDLVKERSAALAPTAGKRRLYYISAEFLLGKLLTNNLINLGLYEDVKAQLEDAGLSLSEVEECEVEPSLGNGGLGRLAACFLDSIATLGLPGDGIGLNYHFGLFRQKFVQNQQLALPDAWLGEEDVLVGGREAFQVPFADFTVTSKLYTIDVLGYGRKTKNRLRLFDLVGVDDTLVPHDSIEFDKREVRRNLTLFLYPDDSDEDGRLLRVYQQYFMVSNAAQLILAEAVERGSNLHDLADYAVVQINDTHPTMVIPELIRLLEEEHDMAFDEAVNIVSRMVAYTNHTILAEALEKWPLAFIERVSPQIASIIRKLDARIAKNYDDPAVQIIQDGVVHMAHLAIHYGISVNGVAALHTKILEESELSSFYRIYPEKFNNKTNGITFRRWVMGCNPPLAHLLDTTLGSEWRTTGDLTGLLDHADDQDVLSALADVKADAKGRMRAFMLENQGAHIPEDAIIDVQVKRIHEYKRQQMLALYIIWKYLDIKNGNVPPRPITIVFGGKAAPAYTIAQDIIHLILTLSTWIANDPDVAPHLQVLMVENYNVTAAEHLIPAADISEQISLASKEASGTSNMKFMLNGAVTLCTLDGANVEIADLVGEGNIYTFGASSEEVERLYAEGSYDARSYYRRPGIKLLVDFMTNPHFMAMGSAERLRRLHDDVAGKDWFMALLDLEEYIQVKEAVYRDFEDRGAWARKELVNIAHAGTFSSDRTIAQYNGDIWHLG comes from the coding sequence ATGACACGCCTCAACGATCTCGCCCTATCCGCCTACGGTAGGCCACTCGCCGATCTGAGCAACCAACAGGCCTGCAGCATGCTCCAGGACCTCGTCAAGGAGCGCTCCGCCGCGCTTGCCCCCACCGCGGGCAAGAGGCGCCTGTACTACATCTCCGCCGAGTTCCTGCTTGGCAAGCTGCTGACGAACAACCTCATCAACCTCGGGCTGTACGAGGACGTTAAGGCCCAGCTCGAGGATGCGGGACTCAGCCTGAGCGAGGTGGAGGAGTGTGAGGTCGAGCCCTCCTTGGGCAACGGTGGCCTGGGCAGGCTTGCGGCATGCTTCCTCGACTCGATTGCAACCCTTGGTCTGCCCGGAGACGGCATAGGCCTCAACTATCACTTCGGGCTGTTCCGCCAGAAGTTCGTGCAGAACCAACAGCTAGCGCTTCCCGACGCATGGTTGGGCGAGGAGGACGTCCTCGTCGGCGGCAGGGAGGCCTTCCAGGTCCCGTTCGCTGACTTCACCGTCACGTCCAAGCTCTACACCATCGATGTCCTGGGCTATGGGCGAAAGACCAAGAACCGCCTGCGCCTCTTTGACCTGGTCGGCGTGGACGATACGCTTGTGCCCCACGACTCCATCGAGTTCGACAAGCGGGAGGTGAGGCGCAACCTCACGCTGTTCCTCTATCCCGACGACTCTGACGAGGACGGGCGCCTGCTGCGCGTCTATCAGCAGTACTTCATGGTGAGCAACGCCGCCCAGCTCATCCTGGCTGAGGCCGTCGAGCGGGGCAGCAACCTGCACGATCTGGCGGACTATGCCGTCGTGCAGATCAACGACACGCATCCCACCATGGTCATCCCCGAGCTCATCAGGCTCCTCGAGGAGGAGCACGACATGGCGTTCGACGAGGCCGTGAACATCGTGTCGAGGATGGTCGCCTACACCAACCACACCATCCTGGCCGAGGCGCTCGAGAAGTGGCCCCTTGCCTTCATCGAACGCGTCTCGCCACAGATTGCCTCAATCATCCGCAAGCTTGATGCGCGCATCGCCAAGAACTACGACGACCCTGCGGTCCAGATCATCCAGGATGGCGTCGTCCACATGGCACACCTTGCCATCCACTACGGCATCAGCGTCAACGGCGTCGCTGCCCTGCACACCAAGATTCTCGAGGAGTCCGAGCTCTCCAGCTTCTATAGGATCTACCCCGAGAAGTTCAACAATAAGACCAACGGCATCACCTTCCGCCGCTGGGTCATGGGGTGCAACCCTCCCCTTGCGCATCTTCTCGATACGACGCTGGGCAGCGAATGGCGCACGACCGGTGACCTGACGGGACTCCTCGACCACGCCGATGACCAGGACGTGCTGTCGGCCTTGGCTGACGTCAAGGCCGATGCCAAGGGCCGTATGCGCGCGTTCATGCTGGAGAACCAGGGGGCGCACATACCCGAGGATGCCATCATTGACGTGCAGGTCAAGCGCATCCACGAATATAAGCGCCAGCAGATGCTCGCACTCTACATCATATGGAAGTACCTCGACATCAAGAATGGCAACGTGCCCCCACGTCCCATTACCATCGTGTTTGGTGGCAAGGCGGCCCCTGCGTACACCATTGCGCAGGACATCATCCATCTGATCCTGACGCTCTCGACGTGGATTGCCAACGATCCCGACGTCGCCCCCCATCTGCAGGTCCTCATGGTCGAGAACTACAACGTCACTGCGGCCGAGCACCTCATCCCGGCCGCGGACATCTCGGAGCAGATCTCGCTGGCATCCAAGGAGGCCAGCGGCACCTCCAACATGAAGTTCATGCTCAATGGTGCCGTCACGCTGTGCACCCTCGATGGGGCGAACGTCGAGATCGCCGACCTCGTGGGCGAGGGGAACATCTACACCTTTGGTGCCTCGAGCGAGGAGGTCGAGCGCCTCTATGCCGAGGGCTCCTACGATGCCAGGTCCTACTATCGTCGCCCAGGCATCAAGCTCCTCGTTGACTTCATGACCAACCCCCACTTCATGGCGATGGGATCTGCCGAGCGTCTGCGGCGCCTGCATGATGACGTGGCAGGCAAGGACTGGTTCATGGCCCTCCTTGACCTCGAGGAGTACATCCAGGTCAAGGAGGCCGTCTACCGCGACTTCGAGGACCGCGGGGCCTGGGCGAGGAAGGAGCTTGTCAACATTGCCCATGCCGGCACGTTCTCGTCGGACCGCACCATCGCCCAGTACAATGGCGACATCTGGCATCTGGGCTAG
- a CDS encoding PTS sugar transporter subunit IIC, translating into MTEDGVQGERKSFLDGFAEFSARVGNQVHLRSLRDAFATVMPIYILAGIAVLINNVAFPLFLAGDALATAQYWGNAITQGTLGVATVVLAGIIGYCLAKNKRFENAIACVVIGIAALCIMMPQTVSGAAASIQDFTELTYKSVTDAKADPYTVSREDVEKGLAIPEGYEVSSVGSSSVSNVFTKTYTGTNGLFGAIVIGLMATTVLIKFSQNERLRVSLGEGIPPAVADSFNTMIPMLITLAIFGLAAALLHGLWATDLMTLVNTCVAAPLKGFVNAGPWFIILVYTLANLLFCLGIHQSTISGVLAEPILTIIITENMALFAAGEAIPPDHYMNMQIVNTFALIGGSGCTLMLLADTFLFSRSKASKDIAKLAVLPGIFNINEPVIYGYPVVYNLPLMIPFVLVPDLFIGLTYLLTTLGVLAPCVVMVPWTTPVFISGFLAVGGGVAGVAAVIWQVIEFVLGMLIYLPFMRVSERAQARQAELANAEA; encoded by the coding sequence ATGACAGAAGACGGCGTCCAAGGCGAGAGGAAATCGTTCCTCGACGGCTTCGCGGAGTTCTCTGCCAGGGTTGGCAACCAGGTCCATCTGAGGAGTCTGCGCGACGCGTTTGCGACCGTCATGCCCATCTACATCCTGGCCGGCATTGCGGTGCTCATCAACAACGTGGCGTTCCCGCTGTTCCTTGCGGGCGACGCGCTTGCAACTGCCCAGTACTGGGGCAACGCCATCACCCAGGGCACACTCGGCGTGGCAACCGTGGTGCTTGCGGGCATCATAGGGTACTGCCTCGCCAAGAACAAGCGCTTCGAGAATGCCATCGCCTGCGTGGTCATCGGCATCGCCGCCCTGTGCATCATGATGCCGCAGACCGTCAGCGGTGCCGCAGCATCCATCCAGGACTTCACCGAGCTCACCTACAAGAGCGTGACCGACGCCAAGGCCGATCCCTACACCGTGAGCCGCGAGGATGTCGAGAAGGGCCTTGCCATCCCCGAGGGCTACGAGGTCTCCTCCGTTGGCTCCAGCAGCGTGTCCAACGTGTTCACCAAGACCTACACTGGTACCAACGGCCTGTTTGGCGCCATTGTCATCGGCCTCATGGCCACTACCGTGCTCATCAAGTTCTCCCAGAACGAGAGGCTCCGCGTGAGCCTGGGCGAGGGGATCCCGCCCGCGGTCGCGGACTCCTTCAACACCATGATCCCCATGCTCATCACGCTTGCGATCTTTGGCCTTGCCGCCGCCCTGCTCCACGGCCTCTGGGCGACCGACCTCATGACGCTTGTCAACACCTGCGTCGCCGCCCCACTCAAGGGCTTCGTGAACGCGGGCCCCTGGTTCATCATCCTGGTCTACACCCTTGCCAACCTGCTTTTCTGCCTCGGCATCCACCAGTCCACGATCTCAGGCGTGCTTGCCGAGCCCATCCTCACCATCATCATCACCGAGAACATGGCTCTGTTCGCCGCCGGCGAGGCCATCCCCCCGGACCACTACATGAACATGCAGATCGTCAACACCTTCGCCCTCATCGGCGGCTCTGGCTGCACGCTCATGCTCCTTGCCGACACCTTTCTGTTCTCCAGGAGCAAGGCATCGAAGGACATCGCAAAGCTTGCCGTCCTGCCTGGCATCTTCAACATCAACGAGCCCGTCATCTACGGTTACCCCGTCGTGTACAACCTGCCCCTCATGATCCCGTTCGTGCTCGTCCCCGATCTGTTCATCGGCCTGACCTACCTGCTCACCACCCTGGGCGTCCTTGCCCCCTGCGTGGTCATGGTCCCCTGGACCACCCCGGTCTTCATCTCCGGCTTCCTTGCCGTGGGTGGTGGTGTCGCCGGCGTGGCCGCCGTCATCTGGCAGGTCATCGAGTTTGTGCTCGGCATGCTCATCTATCTGCCGTTCATGAGGGTCTCCGAGCGCGCCCAGGCCAGACAGGCCGAGCTCGCCAACGCCGAGGCCTAG
- a CDS encoding PTS lactose/cellobiose transporter subunit IIA has protein sequence MATEEKSLETTQEAAFQIIATVGSAKSQYIEAIQKAKEGDIEGAKALVESGTKDFDDGHAAHLSLLQQSAIDNGNVTFSLILVHAEDQLMQAESFRIIAEDLIDVYERIGAGR, from the coding sequence ATGGCCACCGAAGAAAAGAGCCTCGAGACAACCCAGGAGGCGGCGTTCCAGATCATTGCCACCGTGGGTTCGGCAAAGTCCCAGTACATCGAGGCCATCCAGAAGGCCAAGGAGGGCGACATCGAGGGTGCCAAGGCGCTCGTCGAAAGCGGCACCAAGGACTTCGACGACGGCCACGCCGCGCACCTGTCGCTTCTCCAACAGTCTGCCATCGACAATGGGAACGTGACCTTCTCACTCATCCTTGTCCACGCGGAGGACCAGCTCATGCAGGCCGAGTCATTCCGCATCATCGCCGAGGATCTCATCGACGTCTACGAGAGGATCGGTGCCGGGAGATAG
- a CDS encoding glycoside hydrolase family 1 protein, translated as MERQAYKLPDDFFFGAAMSGPQTEGHWRDGGKLENLWDTWSDLRIEDFHNRVGSYAGNDFTNRRHEDLVLLKSLGLTSVRTSIQWSRLLDADGNINPEGEKYYHELFADARAVGIEMFVNLYHFDMPTYLFRRGGWENREVTEAYARYAGKAFRAFGREIRYWFTLNEPIVEPDQRYTNGAWYPFIRNYARARAVQYNISLAHALAVREYRAAKAEGCLLDGSRIGLISCFTPPYTRENPSKADLEAVRMTDGVCNRWWLDLVTKGELPEDVIRTLSSRSVELPARPEDKLILADGKVDWLGCNYYHPERVQAPAQGTYENGVPRFADPYVWPEAEMNRSRGWEIYPKGLYDFAMKARDEYPSLEWFVSENGIGIEREDLEKDESGVIQDDYRVDFVRRHLGWAARAIQDGAKCRGYHYWAVIDNWSWANAFKNRYGFVEVDLEDGYRRRLKKSAAWLRKVATTHVVG; from the coding sequence GTGGAACGGCAGGCCTACAAGTTACCTGACGACTTCTTCTTTGGCGCTGCAATGTCCGGCCCGCAGACTGAGGGGCACTGGCGCGACGGCGGCAAGCTCGAGAACCTATGGGACACCTGGTCCGACCTCAGGATTGAGGACTTCCACAACCGTGTGGGATCCTACGCGGGGAATGACTTCACGAACCGCCGCCACGAGGATCTGGTGCTCCTCAAGTCCCTGGGGCTCACTTCGGTCCGTACGTCCATCCAGTGGAGTCGCCTGCTCGACGCGGACGGCAACATCAACCCCGAGGGCGAGAAGTACTACCATGAGCTCTTCGCGGACGCCCGCGCGGTGGGCATCGAGATGTTCGTGAACCTCTACCATTTCGACATGCCCACGTACCTGTTCAGGCGCGGAGGATGGGAGAACCGCGAGGTGACCGAGGCCTACGCGCGCTACGCGGGCAAGGCGTTCCGTGCCTTTGGCAGGGAGATCCGCTACTGGTTTACACTCAACGAGCCCATCGTCGAGCCCGACCAGCGCTACACCAACGGTGCGTGGTACCCGTTCATCAGGAACTACGCCCGCGCCCGTGCGGTCCAGTACAACATCTCGCTGGCACATGCACTTGCCGTCCGCGAGTACCGCGCGGCCAAGGCCGAAGGCTGCCTTCTCGATGGCTCGCGGATCGGGCTCATCAGCTGCTTCACGCCGCCTTACACGCGCGAGAACCCCAGCAAGGCGGACCTCGAGGCCGTTCGCATGACGGACGGCGTGTGCAATCGCTGGTGGCTCGACCTCGTGACCAAGGGCGAGCTGCCCGAGGACGTCATCCGGACGCTTTCCTCCCGCAGCGTCGAGCTGCCTGCTCGCCCGGAGGACAAACTCATCCTCGCCGATGGCAAGGTCGACTGGCTGGGATGCAACTACTACCATCCCGAACGCGTGCAGGCTCCCGCCCAGGGCACCTACGAGAATGGCGTTCCCAGGTTCGCGGATCCCTACGTCTGGCCAGAGGCCGAGATGAACAGGAGCCGTGGCTGGGAGATCTATCCCAAGGGCCTCTATGACTTTGCCATGAAGGCCCGCGACGAGTACCCAAGCCTCGAGTGGTTCGTCTCCGAGAACGGCATTGGCATCGAGCGCGAGGACCTCGAGAAGGACGAGAGCGGTGTCATCCAGGACGACTACCGCGTCGACTTCGTCCGCCGCCACCTGGGGTGGGCCGCCCGCGCGATCCAAGATGGGGCCAAGTGCCGCGGCTACCACTACTGGGCCGTGATAGACAACTGGTCATGGGCGAACGCCTTCAAGAACCGCTATGGCTTCGTCGAGGTGGACCTCGAGGACGGGTATAGGAGGCGGCTCAAGAAGTCTGCCGCCTGGCTTAGGAAGGTGGCGACGACCCACGTGGTCGGCTAG
- the malQ gene encoding 4-alpha-glucanotransferase encodes MRASGVLMPVSALPGAHGIGSFGPSAYEFVDFLGRCSQRYWQILPLTTTGYGDSPYQSFSAYAGNPYFIDLDELVDLGYLARRDVDGIDCGDDPGRIDYARLFSVRRDVLEHAVRGFVENPPSDYASFVSRHDSWLPAYCEFMTVKEEFGLAPCYEWPKEYRLRGAASAQLAGQRPERYHYHEMTQYLFFRQWDRLKRYANEHGVLIIGDLPIYVARDSVEMWSEPQLFSLDAAGDPLSVAGTPPDTFSPTGQYWGNPIYDWEGMARDHYSWWVERMGASLRMYDVVRLDHFRGVESYWSVPFGSPTATSGSWEKGPGIALFDELKGRLGDLPIIAEDLGFLTPEVIALRDATGFPGMKILQFAFDGHNDSYYLPHHYAPNTVAYVGTHDNQTARGWYEGAATARQREQADRYTHRMPGESVGAAMDRAIAASVSDTCIYTMQDLLDLGDEARTNIPSVLGGNWEWRMREGAITREIEEGLVRMTQTYFRVPGAPAPVLPQ; translated from the coding sequence GTGCGTGCGAGTGGAGTGTTGATGCCCGTGTCGGCCTTGCCCGGTGCCCATGGGATCGGTTCCTTCGGACCTTCTGCGTATGAGTTCGTCGACTTCTTGGGGCGCTGCTCGCAGAGGTACTGGCAGATCCTTCCGCTTACCACCACAGGCTATGGGGACTCCCCCTACCAGTCGTTCAGCGCCTATGCGGGCAATCCCTACTTCATCGACCTCGACGAGCTGGTGGACCTTGGCTACCTCGCGCGCAGGGACGTCGATGGCATCGACTGCGGCGATGATCCTGGGCGCATCGACTATGCGCGGCTCTTCTCGGTGCGCCGGGACGTGCTCGAGCATGCCGTGAGGGGGTTTGTCGAGAACCCCCCGTCTGACTACGCGTCCTTTGTCTCGCGGCATGACTCGTGGCTGCCCGCATACTGCGAGTTCATGACCGTCAAGGAGGAGTTCGGTCTCGCCCCGTGCTACGAGTGGCCCAAGGAGTACCGTCTGCGGGGCGCGGCGTCTGCCCAGCTTGCCGGGCAGCGGCCCGAGCGCTATCACTATCATGAGATGACCCAGTACCTCTTCTTCAGGCAGTGGGACAGGCTCAAGAGGTACGCCAACGAGCATGGCGTCCTCATCATTGGTGACCTGCCCATCTACGTCGCACGCGATTCCGTCGAGATGTGGTCCGAACCACAGCTCTTCAGCCTTGACGCCGCGGGTGACCCCCTCAGCGTGGCGGGAACCCCGCCCGACACGTTCTCACCAACCGGACAGTACTGGGGCAACCCCATCTATGACTGGGAGGGCATGGCGCGCGATCACTACTCCTGGTGGGTCGAGCGCATGGGCGCGAGCCTGAGGATGTACGATGTCGTCCGCCTAGATCACTTTCGGGGCGTCGAGTCCTACTGGAGCGTGCCCTTCGGGTCTCCCACCGCCACCTCGGGCTCCTGGGAAAAGGGTCCCGGCATCGCCCTCTTCGACGAGCTCAAGGGGCGCCTGGGCGACCTGCCCATCATTGCGGAGGACCTGGGCTTCCTCACGCCCGAGGTCATCGCGCTGCGCGATGCGACGGGCTTTCCAGGCATGAAGATCCTCCAATTTGCCTTTGACGGTCATAACGACTCGTACTACCTGCCCCACCACTACGCACCCAACACGGTGGCCTATGTGGGCACGCATGACAACCAGACCGCCCGTGGCTGGTATGAGGGTGCGGCAACCGCCCGCCAACGCGAGCAGGCTGACCGTTACACGCACCGCATGCCCGGCGAGTCCGTGGGCGCGGCCATGGACCGTGCGATCGCTGCCTCCGTGAGCGACACGTGCATCTATACCATGCAGGACCTGCTTGACCTTGGTGACGAGGCACGCACGAACATCCCGTCGGTCCTAGGGGGCAACTGGGAATGGCGCATGCGGGAGGGGGCCATCACGCGCGAGATCGAGGAGGGTCTCGTACGCATGACCCAGACGTACTTCAGGGTCCCCGGCGCGCCCGCTCCCGTGCTGCCGCAGTAG
- a CDS encoding GntR family transcriptional regulator, giving the protein MPRALFDGIYHDLRSKVESGLYAYQSFLPSESDLVGVYGCSRNTIRRALRMLSDEGFVQPLHGKGVRVIWRTSPRDVIGSLDGLQSFAEYAHHNRMEPTTVVRTFEHVTCDETLARYSGFAVGTRLIHMVRTRSLDGFPCQVDRDYLLEEVAEGLTREIAESSTYRYLEEIRGMRILTSRRQVTVELASEEDRRYLRLDPYNCVAVIESHTFNSDGLMFEFSRVENHPDTFRYCAISKR; this is encoded by the coding sequence ATGCCAAGGGCACTATTCGACGGCATCTATCATGACCTGCGATCGAAGGTCGAAAGCGGGCTGTATGCCTATCAGTCGTTCCTACCCTCGGAGAGCGACCTCGTGGGCGTGTACGGCTGCTCCCGCAACACCATCAGGCGTGCCCTGAGGATGCTCTCTGACGAGGGCTTCGTGCAGCCCCTGCATGGCAAGGGCGTGCGCGTCATCTGGCGCACATCCCCCCGCGATGTCATTGGCTCGCTCGACGGGCTCCAGTCCTTTGCTGAGTATGCGCACCACAACAGGATGGAGCCCACGACGGTGGTGCGAACGTTCGAGCACGTCACCTGCGACGAGACACTGGCCCGCTACTCGGGGTTTGCCGTCGGTACGCGGCTTATCCACATGGTGCGCACCCGCAGCCTTGATGGCTTCCCCTGCCAGGTCGATCGTGACTACCTCCTGGAGGAGGTGGCCGAGGGACTGACCAGGGAGATCGCGGAGAGCTCGACGTACCGTTACCTCGAGGAGATACGGGGCATGAGAATCCTGACCAGCAGGCGCCAGGTCACCGTGGAGCTCGCATCCGAGGAGGATCGGCGCTACCTGCGCCTTGATCCCTACAACTGCGTCGCCGTCATCGAGAGTCACACCTTCAATTCCGATGGGCTCATGTTCGAGTTCTCGCGCGTGGAGAACCATCCCGACACGTTCCGCTACTGCGCGATATCGAAGCGCTAG
- a CDS encoding alpha-glucoside-specific PTS transporter subunit IIBC translates to MMQKIQKFGGAMFTPVLLFAFAGVIVGIGTLCTTEVIMGPIAAEGTAWHNVWSVILAGGWTVFNQLPLLFAVALPIGLAKKQSGRCCMEVLVSYLTFNYFINAILTAWGPQLGVDFTAEVGNASGLAMIGGIKTLDMGMVGALIISGVVIALHNRFFDTELPEWLGVFSGSTFVYMVAFLVMIPCAVLSVLVWPKVQMGMHVFQGLIISAGTAGVTVFVFLERLLIPFGLHHLLYAPFYYDNVVVNGGIYAAWAKDLPQLAASTDALKTLAPWGAITATGWSKIFGVPGIAGAFYATAKPKNRKKLLALLIPITITAILCGVTEPIEFTFLFIAPPLFVVHAFLAALLSTCMNLVGVVGVFSGGLIEMSSFNFIPLGASHGMTYLAIIPIGLAFTAIYFFVFRFLILRFDFKTPGREDDEEIKFGSKKEFRKAHGMAQSVGSEDPDDAPALDTSDEKMVLAANILDLLGGVDNIVDVTNCVTRLRVNVKDETKVADDKDFKSIGTMGISKNGKAMQVIIGLTVTQVRERFDRLVGNE, encoded by the coding sequence ATGATGCAGAAGATTCAGAAGTTTGGTGGTGCGATGTTCACGCCCGTGCTCCTCTTTGCGTTTGCGGGTGTGATCGTTGGCATCGGGACCCTATGTACCACCGAGGTGATCATGGGGCCCATCGCCGCGGAAGGCACTGCCTGGCACAACGTCTGGAGTGTCATACTCGCGGGTGGGTGGACCGTCTTCAACCAGTTGCCACTCCTGTTTGCGGTGGCATTGCCCATCGGCCTTGCCAAGAAGCAGAGTGGGCGCTGCTGCATGGAAGTACTCGTCTCCTACCTGACCTTCAACTACTTCATCAACGCGATCCTCACGGCATGGGGCCCGCAGCTTGGTGTCGACTTCACGGCCGAGGTTGGCAATGCCTCCGGCCTCGCCATGATCGGTGGCATCAAGACGCTCGACATGGGCATGGTGGGCGCCCTCATCATCTCCGGCGTCGTCATCGCCCTGCACAACAGGTTCTTTGACACCGAGCTTCCCGAGTGGCTCGGCGTGTTCTCCGGATCCACCTTCGTGTACATGGTTGCGTTCCTCGTCATGATTCCCTGCGCGGTTCTCTCCGTGCTCGTCTGGCCCAAGGTCCAGATGGGTATGCACGTCTTCCAGGGCCTCATCATCTCCGCCGGCACGGCGGGAGTGACCGTCTTCGTGTTCCTCGAGCGCCTGCTCATCCCCTTTGGCCTGCATCACCTGCTCTATGCCCCATTCTATTATGACAACGTCGTCGTGAACGGTGGCATCTATGCCGCCTGGGCCAAGGACCTCCCGCAGCTCGCGGCCTCCACTGATGCGCTCAAGACCCTGGCCCCTTGGGGCGCCATCACCGCGACGGGCTGGTCGAAGATCTTCGGCGTGCCCGGCATCGCCGGCGCCTTCTACGCTACCGCCAAGCCCAAGAACCGCAAGAAGCTCCTTGCCCTCCTGATCCCGATCACCATCACGGCCATCCTGTGTGGCGTGACCGAGCCCATCGAGTTCACCTTCCTGTTCATAGCGCCGCCCCTGTTCGTCGTGCATGCGTTCCTTGCGGCGCTGCTCTCCACCTGCATGAACCTTGTGGGCGTCGTGGGCGTCTTCTCCGGTGGGCTCATCGAGATGTCATCGTTTAACTTCATTCCGCTGGGTGCCTCGCACGGCATGACCTACCTGGCCATCATTCCCATCGGCCTGGCGTTTACGGCCATCTACTTCTTCGTCTTCCGCTTCCTCATCCTCAGGTTCGACTTCAAGACCCCGGGCCGCGAGGATGACGAGGAGATCAAGTTTGGTTCGAAGAAGGAGTTCCGCAAGGCGCACGGCATGGCGCAGTCCGTCGGGTCCGAGGATCCGGATGACGCGCCCGCGCTTGACACGAGCGACGAGAAGATGGTTCTCGCGGCGAACATCCTCGACCTCCTGGGTGGCGTGGACAACATCGTGGATGTCACCAACTGCGTGACTCGCCTGCGTGTCAACGTCAAGGACGAGACCAAGGTTGCCGATGACAAGGACTTCAAGTCCATCGGTACCATGGGCATCTCCAAGAACGGCAAGGCCATGCAGGTCATCATCGGGCTTACCGTCACCCAGGTGCGCGAGCGGTTCGACAGGTTGGTCGGCAACGAGTAG